TGGGGCTAAGGATTATGAAATTGAATTTAAGTTTAAACCAAACAATACATTGCAAGTAATTTAAATTTTCTAGTGGCattcataattataatattaactaaTTCAATACTTGGGATGCAAGCTCCCTtttgttcgaaatccttgtaagattttgATGCAATTCAGTTTTAACTGAATAAcataatgaaaataagatttttttttttttttgtagcaaaaTTAATTTTGAAGTTAACTAATTCAATGCTTATTTCGAGGGTTCTTATTTTTAAGGCTTTCTGCGATATTCTTGTAAGATTTAGGACAGGTCTTTTGGTGAATTAGTCTTAGGTATCCGGGTAGCCTACTGTTTTACATCTTTGTAACATGAGCAAATGTGTCCATCTTGACTGATAGTACCTCTTAAAGGTGCGTGTTAGAGTTGCCATCCCTCTGACAAATTAGCTTAGTAATTTCACACACTTTGCAGAAGACACAGTATAGGTACTGAAAGAGAGAGTAAGGGAGGCACTTTGGCtttttcacaggacggctgcttctcttCTGCCCCAAGCAACTCTGGGGGCACTTCtgtaagacttagctacttccagaatattctaggaccgaaatctggaagcttgggggtttaGCCTAAGGGCATTGTTAGAGTTATCAACTTGATATAAATTCAAGGAGACGAACCTTGGTTTCAGACAACTCTCGGACGCATACCAACGCAACCGCGAGACGACTCTTTCAGCTAGATCCGCCCACCACTTGtctttaaaatagaaaaaagataagatctaactcTTGGGTTATCGAGAAACTTCCAAAGCACGTGGCACATAAGAGAATTGtgcattttctcacaaacatgacccaGTACCTCATAAAGATATGAAAACATTTACATGAGCcctaacttgaatgaagaatacaaataaattaacaacgaaagtcttacgtaatttacataacaagctTATACATACATGAGGGGAACTCATctcaagagctggctattcacctcttcaatgcacatatgaaaaaatcaataaaatacatacttaacttatttatttacactagaccagcttcgtaagaatatatatatatatatatatatatatatatatatatatatatatatatatatatatatatatatatatatacatatatatatataaatatatatatatatatatatatatatatatatatatatatatatatatatatatgtatattatatatatatgtatatatatatatatatatatatatatatatatatatatatatatatatatatatatatatatatatatatatatgtatatatttacatatacatacatatatatatatatatatatatatatatatatatatatatatatatatatatatatatatatatatacatgtcatgctaggtggtatatcttagcaatcaatgTTTACTAACAGTTACATAGGCGTatgagcaacttagtggagtaacgaaaactttgtatggaggaaatgcccctctaaatctcAATGAAATCACTGGCTGCAGTGTGACGGTTTGGGTTTAAGGAGATGGACAAGatatcttttcggcttttactcctcaTGCTTGGcgattgatcttactggaattagcagggatagcaggggtcacttgccttagttagataggcactctgcattacaaggaactggctatcctctgTTGTATTTAGGCAATGAATCCTAtaaggatttagtcagtctatagaaagtgaaaatgacagaatggccaccAGTCTCAGTCGTAGCGGAGTACTAAAAATCtcatggtttataaatactaataaaaaaattaaaattggtaattggaatgttagaaccgtgAAACTAATGGAAAGTTACAGAACatggaaaatgaatttatgaaatatagggtagatatcttggccctaactgaaacaagTTACATGGGGGTTGGTAAAcaaattttagaccaaggcaatgtatatatctattcaggaagaacagatggagttggaagagaagggttaggaatgattaggacaccatgagcagaaaaggtattaactgaATGAAGAGCCGTAAATAGTATACTGTTACTTGCAAAAttcaaatcaaaacagtgcaacATGAGTAATATAGTTTGCTATGCGCCCACAAATGATTCCACGGAAgataggaaatatgaatactatgaagaacttcgGAGTACAATAGATAAGAtcacagagagagatatgaatattgtgattggtgacttcaatgctaaagttgtaaggaataatcaaggtatagagaatgtaatgggtgttgagggtgtTGGCGAAGTTAGAAATGAAAATGGGACACATTTTGTAAGTTtttgctcaacaaacaatcttgttatcaGAGGCACACTTTTCCAGCACAtagagatccacaaatatacatggactccaccatatggcaaatacaaaaatcaaatagatcacatagccattaaggAAAAATGTAAGAACctctagaggtgcagatatttgtagtgatcacctgTTCCTCGTTGCCAcaataaaattgaaactaaaagcacccaacagaatacCAAGATAGAATATCTAGTTTTAATACAACTATGCTTCTAAAAtgtgagcacagagaaacctttgaaatggaatataggaatcaatttgcagtcttagagactttaaaagatgaagagcagacaattaatgaagaatggagtgatattaagaacatatatcagtcacttggtgGTGAgcttttgggacacgcagttacaaggattaaaccatggatatcaaatgattcgtgggatactataaaaaggagacaaagacagaaattgattgttggaagttttcaaggaaataatgaaaattaagaggTAGGGCAtgttaagtatttcagtattgatactgcattcaaaagaaaaacaaggaaagactggagagagtatttagacaggagagatgttgaggatgacaaagctatgaatttagggagtagctatggtgtaacaattgttcatagaattattaatgaaatctctactgaagcaaagaagaagcatatacccatcagaagGAGAGAtagatcttttataacaacagaagatgaagaaaggcaacgttagatggaacactttagtgaattcatgaatacgagatatgaaatgtttaatttcattattataccTGAAAATgaaaaagaccttgatgtgcccatgaatgagttcagtgtgtttttaaatcgaagctatcattaaaaaacttatgagatggaaagcccctggatacgatggaataactgctgagatgatattggccgaaaatgaagtgatttctaaaatacaagattattttatagaatgtggcatgaggaggcagaacctgatgaatggtaagaaaaaaaaaaaaaaaaggacatctgactggttgcaataattacagaggtatcacacttatgtcagttgtcatgaaaatatataatgtattcattcCGAAGAGACTAGAGTTAAAGATTGcggaaaagctgggagatgaacaagatAAATTTAGGAAAGGTAAAAGTGTTacagatcaaattttcattttgagacatgtggtgcagcaatgtgtagaatataaaaattcacttGCGATGACATATGTGGACCATGATAAAGCTTTTTGTAGAGTCCCGTGTTATTAGGGAGTTCCACTCAAATATGTAAATATTGATTAGGTCTGTTCGTGAGTATAGCAAGTGTAAGgtcaatgttagtggagtcttatcaaataaatttccagtgatcagtggagtactccaaggggatgtgtgGCCACCTATGTTTTGTCCTTctcgtggattttataatgcatagaacagttggggatggtggataagcattggacttgattggtaacgaaattagctgacatagagtatgctgattgcgctgtccttattagcagaacaccacaggactctCGTGAAATATCACATGCGGCTGGgcttaagatcaatagaagaaagacagagatgttgagaactgaatatgcaatggaagaaaaaatataatttgaaagagAAATTATTATTGAGGTATAATCATTTAGATATTTGGGAACTATAATCTACAATACATGATCCTTAgaacttgagtttaatgaaagatttaaaaaagaaaatcagacaatgggtagcttaagtaaaatttggaaatcatattgcctgaaattacatatgaaaatcaggctatgtatcagtttagtgatattgcTTTTCAAGATTGGAATAATGGATGTTCCTTCTCCTTTGCCcaacatatattaatatttatctatctatctatctatctatctatctatctatctatctatctatatatatatatatatatatatatatatatatatatatatatatatatatatattcatatatatattaatatatatatatatttatatatatatatatatatatatatatatatatatgtatatatatgtacatatatatacatatatatatatgtatatatacatacatacatatatatatatatatatatatatatatatatatatatctatatatatatatatatatatatatatatatatatatatatatatatatatatatatatatatttatatatgcatgtatacatttgtgtgtgtgaagGAACCACAGTAAAAATGAAGATATAATGGTAAATCCAAACTAGTTTCATcctacttcttcaagaggactgatttattgagcgagTTTGCATTATATATGGAACAATAAAATATGAGCGTACATACCGATATTTGTAGAACAATATGCCAGAAAAGCTAGCTACATTCAACTACCCAAACTCTCAGGTGCTTACCTGGGCAGACATCATATCCCATTAGGTGATTTTACTTTTAGGCCTCAACAGGCATTGGGCACTTTGATGGTTTgcccatggatttttttttctacgacATCATATACACTCGTCTTCGACCTCTTCCTACAAAATTGGTAAAGTGTCTGGCCACTATGCATTTGCCTCTGTTGTTGACGGGGCTTAAACATATATGCTAAAGGTAATAACACGTTCCCTAATTCACAATAAGGATACTAATCCCTGacactgtcattcagttagttttttataCATGTCTCAAGATGTTTCATAATTCAAATCATTTATTTAATTCAGATGTCCACAGACTACATCATCCCTTACGTAGTACCAGGTGTGTCTTCATAAATTCACACCTTCTCCATCATAATTCTCAGTGTACGATAACTTTTATTACAGCAGTAACCTGATTTTGGAATAATTGTCCTAATTAGGcatttgaatcggtagaatttcagctcaaacattttataaatgttttttttttttatgttacatacagcaggttgacacaagtctcgttTTAAAGTTCATATATGTCTGATCTATTTTCTATTCActacttttatatagtttatttgctaaacacttatatcctttcttcacagggctgttATCCCTGTAGGAACCATAGGACTTACAACATTTGTggttttactaataataaaaataataataataataataataataataataataataataataataataataataataataataatgtgtgtgtatatgtgagagtttgtttgtgtgcgtgcaaCTACTAAGATATTAGATTTTGAAAAGCTCTgatttatcttttatcatttatcacTATACTGATAATAGAAATATGTATTCAAAGATACATAAGAAAAAAGAGTTAACGTTGTGGCAGAAAAAAAATGGACAAGATTTTCATAGGAATACTCAAGAAAGagcatataagtctatctgctgattcaaaagcagccactgcctggccctccctggtccttgcttgggtggaaaggaggcttgggcactgatcatataatatatggtcagtctctagggtattgtcctgattgctagtgcaatgtcactgccccttgcctctgccattcatgagcgaccttaaaacaCACGCAAGAAAAAAAGGTGAATGGTGGAGAGAGAGATACCTAAGTAATAGGTGTCAGGCAAAGTGAGATGATGTGaagtatttttgtttgtttaagaCATCAACTTCGTAATGCCGAGTTATCCTTTGAAAAGAAGCCAAAGGCCTTCGGGTTATTcaatggccaagtgggttagtcactgtctgtacaagcttgccgaccggggttcaattcccggccggagccaagctcttgtctttgtgtgatttcgcctggggctctgatcccgaggtcgttaagagaatccagacattaatgtatcaaaaatatatatggcttatttgaatatgaaaaacacgtaaaaatgtgcaaaatttatcattaattgaatgccaagtaacaaactaccaattagctacgatggtgaagatgggttgatttcaattctaagtacaaaatacttgaactcgacaggtataagtacagaagaattgtcattgacttttatctttcttcgtggccaagtgggttagtcactgtctgtacaagcttgccgaccagggatcgattcccggccggagccaagctcttgtctttgtgtgatttcgcctggggctctgatcccgaggtcgttaagagaatccagacattaatgtatcaaaaatatatatggcttatttgaatatgaaaaacacgtaaaaatgtgcaaaatttatcattaattgaatgccaagtaacaaactaccaattagctatgatggtgaagatgggttgatttaaattctaagtacaaaatacctgaattcgacaggtataagtacagaagaattgtcattgacttttacctttcttcgtggccaagtgggttagtctcagtgtgtgtacaagcttgctgaccagggttcgattcccggccggagccaagctcttgtctttgtgtgatttcgcctggggctctgatcccgaggtcgttaagagaatccagacattaatgtatcaaaaatatatatggcttatttgaatatgaaaaacacgtaaaaatgtgcaaaatttatcattaattgaatgccaagtaacaaactaccaattagctacgatggtgaagatgggttgatttcaattctaagtacaaaatacctgaattcgacaggtataagtacagaagaattgtcattgacttttatctttcttcgtggccaagtgggttagtcactgtctgtacaagcttgccgaccagggttcgattcccggccggagccaagctcttgtctttgtgtgatttcgcctggggctctgatcccgaggtcgttaagagaatccagacattaatgtatcaaaaatatatatggcttatttgaatatgaaaaacacgtaaaaatgtgcaaaatttatcattaattgaatgccaagtaacaaactaccaattagctacgatggtgaagatgggtttatttcaattctaagtacaaaatacctgaattcgacaggtataagtacagaagaattgtcattgacttttatctttcttcgtggccaagtgggttagtcactgtctatacaagcttgccgaccagggttcgattcccggccggagccaagctcttgtctttgtgtgatttcgcctggggctctgatcccgaggtcgttaagagaatccagacattaatgtatcaaaaatatatatggcttatttgaatatgaaaaacacgtaaaaatgtgcaaaatttatcattaattgaatgccaagtaacaaactaccaattagctacgatggtgaagatgggttgatttcaattctaagtacaaaatacctgaattcgacaggtgtaagtacagaagaattgtcattgacttttatctttcttcgtggccaagtgagttagtcactgtctgtacaagcttgccgaccagggatcgattcccggccggaaccaagctcttgtctttgtgtgatttcgcctggggctctgatcccgaggtcgttaagagaatccagacattaatgtatcaaaaatatatatggcttatttgaatatgaaaaacacgtaaaaatgtgcaaaatttatcattaattgaatgccaagtaacaaactaccaattacctacgatggtgaagatgggttgatttcaattctaagtacaaaatacttgaattcgacaggtataagtacagaagaattgtcattgacttttatctttcttcgtggccaagtgggttagtcactgtctgtacaagcttgccgaccagggttcgattcccggccggagccaagctcttgtctttgtgtgatttcgcctggggctctgatcccgaggtcgttaagagaatccagacattaatgtatcaaaaatatatatggcttatttgaatatgaaaaacacgtaaaaatgtgcaaaatttatcattaattgaatgccaagtaacaaactaccaattagctacgatggtgaagatgggttgatttcaattctaagtacaaaatacttgaattcgacaggtataagtacagaagaattgtcattgacttttatctttcttcatggccaagtgggttagtcactgtctgtacaagcttgccgaccagggatcgattcccggccggagccaagctcttgtctttgtgtgatttcgcctggggctctgatcccgaggtcgttaagagaatccagacattaatgtatcaaaaatatatatggcttatttgaatatgaaaaacacgtaaaaatgtgcaaaatttatcattaattgaatgccaagtaacaaactaccaattagctacgatggtgaagatgggttgatttcaattctaagtacaaaatacctgaattcgacaggtataagtacagaagaattgtcattgacttttatctttcttcgtggccaagtgggttagtcactgtctgtacaagcttgctgaccagggttcgattcccggccggagccaagctcttgtctttgtgtgatttcgcctggggctctgatcccgaggtcgttaagagaatccagacattaatgtatcaaaaatatatatggcttatttgaatatgaaaaacacgtaaaaatgtgcaaaatttatcattaattgaatgccaagtaacaaactaccaattagctacgatggtgaagatgggttgatttcaattctaagtacaaaatacctgaattcgacaggtgtaagtacagaagaattgtcattgacttttatctttcttcgtggccaagtgagttagtcactgtctgtacaagcttgccgaccagggatcgattcccggccggaaccaagctcttgtctttgtgtgatttcgcctggggctctgatcccgaggtcgttaagagaatccagacattaatgtatcaaaaatatatatggcttatttgaatatgaaaaacacgtaaaaatgtgcaaaatttatcattaattgaatgccaagtaacaaactaccaattacctacgatggtgaagatgggttgatttcaattctaagtacaaaatacttgaattcgacaggtataagtacagaagaattgtcattgacttttatctttcttcgtggccaagtgggttagtcactgtctgtacaagcttgccgaccagggttcgattcccggccggagccaagctcttgtctttgtgtgatttcgcctggggctctgatcccgaggtcgttaagagaatccagacattaatgtatcaaaaatatatatggcttatttgaatatgaaaaacacgtaaaaatgtgcaaaatttatcattaattgaatgccaagtaacaaactaccaattagctacgatggtgaagatgggttgatttcaattctaagtacaaaatacttgaattcgacaggtataagtacagaagaattgtcattgacttttatctttcttcatggccaagtgggttagtcactgtctgtacaagcttgccgaccagggatcgattcccggccggagccaagctcttgtctttgtgtgatttcgcctggggctctgatcccgaggtcgttaagagaatccagacattaatgtatcaaaaatatatatggcttatttgaatatgaaaaacacgtaaaaatgtgcaaaatttatcattaattgaatgccaagtaacaaactaccaattagctacgatggtgaagatgggttgatttcaattctaagtacaaaatacctgaattcgacaggtataagtacagaagaattgtcattgacttttatctttcttcgtggccaagtgggttagtcactgtctgtacaagcttgctgaccagggttcgattcccggccggagccaagctcttgtctttgtgtgatttcgcctggggctctgatcccgaggtcgttaagagaatccagacattaatgtatcaaaaatatatatggcttatttgaatatgaaaaacacgtaaaaatgtgcaaaatttatcattaattgaatgccaagtaacaaactaccaattagctacgatggtgaagatgggttgatttcaattctaagtacaaaatacctgaattcgacaggtataagtacagaagaattgtcattgacttttatatttcttcgtggccaagtgggttagtcactgtctgtacaagcttgccgaccagggttctattcccggc
Above is a window of Palaemon carinicauda isolate YSFRI2023 chromosome 30, ASM3689809v2, whole genome shotgun sequence DNA encoding:
- the LOC137623401 gene encoding craniofacial development protein 2-like, which codes for MSNIVCYAPTNDSTEDRKYEYYEELRSTIDKITERDMNIVIGDFNAKVVRNNQGIENVMGVEGVGEVRNENGTHFVSFCSTNNLVIRGTLFQHIEIHKYTWTPPYGKYKNQIDHIAIKEKCKNL